A genomic region of Vespa crabro chromosome 19, iyVesCrab1.2, whole genome shotgun sequence contains the following coding sequences:
- the LOC124430578 gene encoding methylenetetrahydrofolate reductase isoform X2, whose translation MRSFIAGIKVLTFEGNVNTNNNNSNVTTNNCQLNRCTNELVYLQQVINEKINKKEIFYSFELFPMKEPSDIYKRFFAEMDKHSPVFYALTWHTKNAINSYLSLDIVEQFPSPTLLHVAGKGLKRCNVEMILKRAYDLGIRNIFALQGDSLLEDGDFPYAIDLVKFIRSYFGQEFSICVAGYPDTHPSSPNKDFDLFHLKAKVDAGADFIITQIFFESDTFINFVNDCRNIGITIPIIPGIFPIPEYKSLQRMTDVCRLNIPNKISDRLETIKNDDEAVKNFGIEFAINLIKDIIERRASYGFHLFTLNKITMIQNICNQLNLIY comes from the exons atgagaagTTTTATTGcgggaataaaagttttaacatttgaAGGAAACgtaaatactaataataataactccAATGTAACAACAAATAATTGTCAATTAAACAGATGTACGAATGAGTTGGTCTATCTGCAGCaagttattaatgaaaaaattaataaaaaagaaatattctatagCTTCGAACTTTTTCCAATGAAAGAACCCAGTGATATTTATAAGAG ATTCTTTGCAGAGATGGACAAACATTCTCCTGTATTTTATGCTTTAACTTGGCATACTAAGAATGCtataaattcttatttatccTTGGATATAGTTGAACAATTTCCTTCTCCAACGTTATTACATGTAGCAGGTAAAGGTTTAAAACGATGTAATgtagaaatgatattaaaaagagcATACGATCTTGgaataagaaatatctttGCTCTTCAAGGag ATTCATTACTCGAAGACGGTGATTTTCCATATGCCATTGATTTAGTCAAATTTATTAGATCATATTTTGGTCAAGAGTTTAGTATTTGTGTCGCGGGTTATCCCGATACGCATCCATCATCGCCAAACAAAGATTTCGATCTCTTTCATCTAAAAGCAAAA GTCGACGCAGGTgcagattttattataacacaaatattttttgagtCTGATacgtttataaattttgttaatgaTTGTAGAAATATCGGAATAACAATTCCAATTATTCCTGGTATTTTCCCTATACCGGAGTATAAATCTTTACAAAGAATGACTGATGTTTGTCGCTTAAATATACCAAATAAAATATCCGATCGTTTAGAGACAATAAAGAATGACGACGAAGCAGTAAAGAATTTTGGAATTGAATTCGCAATCAATTTAATTAAGGATATCATTGAACGCCGGGCTTCGTAtggttttcatttatttacattaaataa GATAACAATGattcaaaatatatgtaatcaATTGAATCTAATTTACTAA
- the LOC124430578 gene encoding methylenetetrahydrofolate reductase isoform X3, producing the protein MRSFIAGIKVLTFEGNVNTNNNNSNVTTNNCQLNRCTNELVYLQQVINEKINKKEIFYSFELFPMKEPSDIYKRFFAEMDKHSPVFYALTWHTKNAINSYLSLDIVEQFPSPTLLHVAGKGLKRCNVEMILKRAYDLGIRNIFALQGVSDSLLEDGDFPYAIDLVKFIRSYFGQEFSICVAGYPDTHPSSPNKDFDLFHLKAKVDAGADFIITQIFFESDTFINFVNDCRNIGITIPIIPGIFPIPEYKSLQRMTDVCRLNIPNKISDRLETIKNDDEAVKNFGIEFAINLIKDIIERRASITMIQNICNQLNLIY; encoded by the exons atgagaagTTTTATTGcgggaataaaagttttaacatttgaAGGAAACgtaaatactaataataataactccAATGTAACAACAAATAATTGTCAATTAAACAGATGTACGAATGAGTTGGTCTATCTGCAGCaagttattaatgaaaaaattaataaaaaagaaatattctatagCTTCGAACTTTTTCCAATGAAAGAACCCAGTGATATTTATAAGAG ATTCTTTGCAGAGATGGACAAACATTCTCCTGTATTTTATGCTTTAACTTGGCATACTAAGAATGCtataaattcttatttatccTTGGATATAGTTGAACAATTTCCTTCTCCAACGTTATTACATGTAGCAGGTAAAGGTTTAAAACGATGTAATgtagaaatgatattaaaaagagcATACGATCTTGgaataagaaatatctttGCTCTTCAAGGag TTTCAGATTCATTACTCGAAGACGGTGATTTTCCATATGCCATTGATTTAGTCAAATTTATTAGATCATATTTTGGTCAAGAGTTTAGTATTTGTGTCGCGGGTTATCCCGATACGCATCCATCATCGCCAAACAAAGATTTCGATCTCTTTCATCTAAAAGCAAAA GTCGACGCAGGTgcagattttattataacacaaatattttttgagtCTGATacgtttataaattttgttaatgaTTGTAGAAATATCGGAATAACAATTCCAATTATTCCTGGTATTTTCCCTATACCGGAGTATAAATCTTTACAAAGAATGACTGATGTTTGTCGCTTAAATATACCAAATAAAATATCCGATCGTTTAGAGACAATAAAGAATGACGACGAAGCAGTAAAGAATTTTGGAATTGAATTCGCAATCAATTTAATTAAGGATATCATTGAACGCCGGGCTTC GATAACAATGattcaaaatatatgtaatcaATTGAATCTAATTTACTAA
- the LOC124430578 gene encoding methylenetetrahydrofolate reductase isoform X1 has product MRSFIAGIKVLTFEGNVNTNNNNSNVTTNNCQLNRCTNELVYLQQVINEKINKKEIFYSFELFPMKEPSDIYKRFFAEMDKHSPVFYALTWHTKNAINSYLSLDIVEQFPSPTLLHVAGKGLKRCNVEMILKRAYDLGIRNIFALQGVSDSLLEDGDFPYAIDLVKFIRSYFGQEFSICVAGYPDTHPSSPNKDFDLFHLKAKVDAGADFIITQIFFESDTFINFVNDCRNIGITIPIIPGIFPIPEYKSLQRMTDVCRLNIPNKISDRLETIKNDDEAVKNFGIEFAINLIKDIIERRASYGFHLFTLNKITMIQNICNQLNLIY; this is encoded by the exons atgagaagTTTTATTGcgggaataaaagttttaacatttgaAGGAAACgtaaatactaataataataactccAATGTAACAACAAATAATTGTCAATTAAACAGATGTACGAATGAGTTGGTCTATCTGCAGCaagttattaatgaaaaaattaataaaaaagaaatattctatagCTTCGAACTTTTTCCAATGAAAGAACCCAGTGATATTTATAAGAG ATTCTTTGCAGAGATGGACAAACATTCTCCTGTATTTTATGCTTTAACTTGGCATACTAAGAATGCtataaattcttatttatccTTGGATATAGTTGAACAATTTCCTTCTCCAACGTTATTACATGTAGCAGGTAAAGGTTTAAAACGATGTAATgtagaaatgatattaaaaagagcATACGATCTTGgaataagaaatatctttGCTCTTCAAGGag TTTCAGATTCATTACTCGAAGACGGTGATTTTCCATATGCCATTGATTTAGTCAAATTTATTAGATCATATTTTGGTCAAGAGTTTAGTATTTGTGTCGCGGGTTATCCCGATACGCATCCATCATCGCCAAACAAAGATTTCGATCTCTTTCATCTAAAAGCAAAA GTCGACGCAGGTgcagattttattataacacaaatattttttgagtCTGATacgtttataaattttgttaatgaTTGTAGAAATATCGGAATAACAATTCCAATTATTCCTGGTATTTTCCCTATACCGGAGTATAAATCTTTACAAAGAATGACTGATGTTTGTCGCTTAAATATACCAAATAAAATATCCGATCGTTTAGAGACAATAAAGAATGACGACGAAGCAGTAAAGAATTTTGGAATTGAATTCGCAATCAATTTAATTAAGGATATCATTGAACGCCGGGCTTCGTAtggttttcatttatttacattaaataa GATAACAATGattcaaaatatatgtaatcaATTGAATCTAATTTACTAA
- the LOC124430578 gene encoding methylenetetrahydrofolate reductase 2 isoform X5, which yields MRSFIAGIKVLTFEGNVNTNNNNSNVTTNNCQLNRCTNELVYLQQVINEKINKKEIFYSFELFPMKEPSDIYKRFFAEMDKHSPVFYALTWHTKNAINSYLSLDIVEQFPSPTLLHVAGKGLKRCNVEMILKRAYDLGIRNIFALQGVSDSLLEDGDFPYAIDLVKFIRSYFGQEFSICVAGYPDTHPSSPNKDFDLFHLKAKVDAEISE from the exons atgagaagTTTTATTGcgggaataaaagttttaacatttgaAGGAAACgtaaatactaataataataactccAATGTAACAACAAATAATTGTCAATTAAACAGATGTACGAATGAGTTGGTCTATCTGCAGCaagttattaatgaaaaaattaataaaaaagaaatattctatagCTTCGAACTTTTTCCAATGAAAGAACCCAGTGATATTTATAAGAG ATTCTTTGCAGAGATGGACAAACATTCTCCTGTATTTTATGCTTTAACTTGGCATACTAAGAATGCtataaattcttatttatccTTGGATATAGTTGAACAATTTCCTTCTCCAACGTTATTACATGTAGCAGGTAAAGGTTTAAAACGATGTAATgtagaaatgatattaaaaagagcATACGATCTTGgaataagaaatatctttGCTCTTCAAGGag TTTCAGATTCATTACTCGAAGACGGTGATTTTCCATATGCCATTGATTTAGTCAAATTTATTAGATCATATTTTGGTCAAGAGTTTAGTATTTGTGTCGCGGGTTATCCCGATACGCATCCATCATCGCCAAACAAAGATTTCGATCTCTTTCATCTAAAAGCAAAA GTCGACGCAG AAATATCGGAATAA
- the LOC124430578 gene encoding methylenetetrahydrofolate reductase isoform X4 produces the protein MKEPSDIYKRFFAEMDKHSPVFYALTWHTKNAINSYLSLDIVEQFPSPTLLHVAGKGLKRCNVEMILKRAYDLGIRNIFALQGVSDSLLEDGDFPYAIDLVKFIRSYFGQEFSICVAGYPDTHPSSPNKDFDLFHLKAKVDAGADFIITQIFFESDTFINFVNDCRNIGITIPIIPGIFPIPEYKSLQRMTDVCRLNIPNKISDRLETIKNDDEAVKNFGIEFAINLIKDIIERRASYGFHLFTLNKITMIQNICNQLNLIY, from the exons ATGAAAGAACCCAGTGATATTTATAAGAG ATTCTTTGCAGAGATGGACAAACATTCTCCTGTATTTTATGCTTTAACTTGGCATACTAAGAATGCtataaattcttatttatccTTGGATATAGTTGAACAATTTCCTTCTCCAACGTTATTACATGTAGCAGGTAAAGGTTTAAAACGATGTAATgtagaaatgatattaaaaagagcATACGATCTTGgaataagaaatatctttGCTCTTCAAGGag TTTCAGATTCATTACTCGAAGACGGTGATTTTCCATATGCCATTGATTTAGTCAAATTTATTAGATCATATTTTGGTCAAGAGTTTAGTATTTGTGTCGCGGGTTATCCCGATACGCATCCATCATCGCCAAACAAAGATTTCGATCTCTTTCATCTAAAAGCAAAA GTCGACGCAGGTgcagattttattataacacaaatattttttgagtCTGATacgtttataaattttgttaatgaTTGTAGAAATATCGGAATAACAATTCCAATTATTCCTGGTATTTTCCCTATACCGGAGTATAAATCTTTACAAAGAATGACTGATGTTTGTCGCTTAAATATACCAAATAAAATATCCGATCGTTTAGAGACAATAAAGAATGACGACGAAGCAGTAAAGAATTTTGGAATTGAATTCGCAATCAATTTAATTAAGGATATCATTGAACGCCGGGCTTCGTAtggttttcatttatttacattaaataa GATAACAATGattcaaaatatatgtaatcaATTGAATCTAATTTACTAA